Proteins from a single region of Ochotona princeps isolate mOchPri1 chromosome 27, mOchPri1.hap1, whole genome shotgun sequence:
- the VDR gene encoding vitamin D3 receptor translates to MEAMAASTSLPDPGDLDRNAPRICGVCGDRATGFHFNAMTCEGCKGFFRRSMKRKALFTCPFNGDCRITKDNRRHCQACRLKRCIDIGMMKEFILTDEEVQRKREMILKRKEEEALRDSLRPRLSEEQQHIIAVLLDAHHKTYDPTYADFSHFRPPVREAACVNSHLWRPAPSCSGDASCLGSDHLSTFSDLIEPSGFSSLDLGQEDSDDPSMTLDLSHLSMLPHLADLVSYSIQKVIGFAKMIPGFRDLTSDDQIVLLKSSAIEVIMLRSNQSFTMDDMSWDCGSQDYKYNINDVTKAGHSLELIEPLVKFQVGLKKLNLHEEEHVLLMAICIVSPDRPGVQDTQLVEAIQDRLSTTLQTYIRCHHPPPGSHLLYAKMIQKLADLRSLNEEHSKQYRCLSFQPGSSIKLTPLVLEVFGNELS, encoded by the exons ATGgaggccatggcagccagcacTTCCCTGCCTGACCCTGGCGACTTGGACCGCAATGCGCCGCGGATCTGCGGGGTGTGCGGTGACCGGGCTACCGGCTTCCACTTCAATGCCATGACCTGCGAGGGCTGCAAGGGCTTCTTCAG GCGCAGCATGAAGCGGAAGGCCTTGTTCACCTGTCCCTTCAATGGGGACTGCCGCATCACCAAGGACAACCGGCGTCACTGCCAAGCCTGCCGGCTCAAGCGCTGCATAGACATCGGCATGATGAAGGAAT TCATCCTGACGGACGAGGAGGTGCAGCGGAAGCGGGAGATGATCCTGAAGcggaaggaggaggaggccctCAGGGACAGTCTGAGGCCCCGGCTGTCTGAAGAGCAGCAGCACATCATCGCTGTCCTGCTGGATGCCCATCACAAGACCTATGACCCTACCTATGCTGACTTCAGCCACTTCCGG CCTCCGGTCCGCGAGGCTGCGTGTGTAAACAGCCACCTGTGGAGGCCAGCACCCAGCTGCTCTGGGGATGCCAGCTGCTTGGGCTCAGACCACCTCAGCACCTTCTCAG aCCTGATAGAGCCATCCGGCTTCTCCAgcctggacctgggccaggaggacTCAGATGACCCCTCAATGACGCTGGACCTATCCCATCTCTCCATGCTACCCCACCTGGCAGACCTGGTCAGCTACAGCATCCAGAAGGTCATTGGCTTTGCCAAGATGATCCCGGGGTTCAG GGACCTGACCTCCGATGACCAGATAGTGCTGCTCAAGTCCAGCGCCATCGAGGTCATCATGCTACGCTCCAACCAGTCCTTCACCATGGATGACATGTCCTGGGACTGTGGCAGTCAGGACTACAAGTACAACATCAACGATGTCACCAAAG CTGGACACAGCCTGGAGCTCATTGAGCCCCTTGTCAAGTTTCAAGTGGGGCTGAAGAAGCTGAACCTGCATGAGGAGGAGCACGTTCTGCTCATGGCCATCTGTATTGTGTCACCGG ATCGTCCTGGAGTGCAGGACACCCAGTTGGTGGAGGCCATCCAGGACCGCCTGTCCACCACCCTGCAGACCTATATCCGCTGCCACCACCCACCGCCCGGCAGCCACTTGCTCTATGCCAAGATGATCCAGAAGCTAGCTGACCTGCGCAGCCTCAACGAGGAGCACTCCAAGCAGTACCGCTGTCTGTCTTTTCAGCCAGGCAGCAGCATCAAGCTCACACCCCTGGTGCTCGAGGTCTTCGGCAATGAGCTCTCCTGA